The Magnolia sinica isolate HGM2019 chromosome 9, MsV1, whole genome shotgun sequence sequence gaaacCAAGGAGCACTGTCTAGTAGCTACGTGGCTTTCTGCAATGTTAGCGGGCAATATgcgatttcctgccaaagcctttcgcagggaagttagttgggcccaccatgatgtccgtgAGTAATCCACCTTGTTCATATGTTTTGTCAGCTAATTTTAGAACATGTGactaaaaatgagccggatctaaTATTCAAGGGagccacatgagagggaaaactgggaAAAGAAATGCAtattgttgaaaccttactagggcccatcttaatgtttatatgccatctaaaccatttcTAAGGTCATTCCcgttgggatgaactaaaaatacacacacacacacacaagaaaaaattattatgatacaaaacttttatggttatACAAATATTTCAATAGCGGTCCGTCAATACCCAATAtgtcctgttgtgtggcccacttaagtcttggattagGCACTTTTTTTGtcaaatgccctaaaatgaattcacaaaacagatgaacaaagtggatttcttacaaagaTCAAGATGGACCCAACCTAGCTTTCCGGCACAAGAAGGTTTTTCTCAAGAAATTGGCGCCCAGTTCTGCCCCCTTTGGGGTTTCAAAAGTtgtggatccatcatgatgtatgtggtatatccacacTATGCATCCATTCTGCAAGGTAATTTTAAGGAATGGGGCTAaacatgaggcaaatccaaatctcaagtggaccataccataggaaatggaaGGGATTAAATGCCTACTCTTGATAACTTCTTAGGCCCAAGCACATTGGATGGCAAAATGGTCTTATAGTGGCCCCTTAATTtaggtcaaaaaaaaaaattacagtgggctctaGCATTTTTTAATAATAGAATTTAATTGCCACTTTTAATTCTTGTAGAGTACACCTAAAAATTGGATATTTTCTCATCTTTTGGTCTGGTGCCTTGAAATAATGATCAACTAAGAATGTACAACATATATCAAACAAATGTATCATTATGAAGCCCACAGCATAGTCAACCGTCAGAGTAGATACCATCACCCTTGCGCAAGGAAAAAATGGTTAAAGATGACATAATTGCTATTTAAAATATAACATACGGAACCAAATGGCAACCCTAGGTCAAAATTAAAATGAATGGTTTTGTACAATATTTAGAAATCTCAAGTGAGATCGTAAAAGAGTTTAAAGGAAGTTTTTTTTAATGGAATTCATCCAAAACATGGGCGTCTATACATCATTGTCTCTAACTTATTCACCCACAATGGGCACATCAGATCAGCAGTCTGaataggcttagatgatgacaatgGATTCATTAATCAATAATACAAGTTCTTGTTGCCTTTTATTGCATTATATCGAAGCTTTTAGGGCTGATATGCACTTATATGTACATCATTCTTGGATGAATTACTGGTACATATCAGACTATGCATATAAGCTTGAGATGATGCTTCAATATTCAAAACCCCACATGTCCCACTTTGATAGAGGGAGATGTCAatacatataaaagaaataaagcCTATTACACATCAGCCTAACACGTAACATTACATGCATGAACACTAAATTGAAATGCGATAGTTTTAACAGCCCCACCCACCTCTGCCGCCGCAGCCACCACCTCCACCActgtggtggtggtgatggtggtggtggtggtggtcgtgaTGGCCACTGCAGTTGTAGCTACCACCTCCACCACCACAATCACTACCTCCACCGCTATAACCGCTGCCTCCACCACCATAAAAATCTGAGCAACCCTTTTGCGGGCCACCACCTCTACCACCATAATCACCACCTCCACCACTATAACCGCTGACTCCACCACCAAAAACATCTGAGTAACCCTTTCGCGGGCCACCACCACAATCACCACCTCTACCATTATAACCACTGCCTCCACCACCAAAAGATTCTGAGCAACCCTTTCGGCGGTAATCTGGGTCATCTCCACATGCAAAGATAATCATAAAAATGATGGAGAGTGACACAACCACCATGCATAACAACAATAAGACACCAGAAATATGGAAGACGCCGTCGCTGCCATCACCTCCTGCCAAACCATCCAAAAACCTTGCCATCGTCAATATATCCTTTTAGCTTATGTCGTTCTACATAagaccattgatatatatatacatgtagtGAGAGAGATTAAAGCCTTCGTATTCTCATACTGTGAATGAACTTTCCCGCGCGACCCCTTCTTTCTTGCCACGTGTTTGAGCCCGCGGTGATAAATCTTGTTCTCGGCAATTTCTCATCCTAGAAATTTCGTGGgtgattttcaaaatttggggCTTTTCTCTTAATATTAGTAAGAAAATCTTGCCAAAAATAAAGATTCTTAATCTAAATTACGTTGAGATGCTCCATGACTCAACCTTTTTTTTGGTTTTACAGGAGTACTttaacccatgacctcagtgttgaaacgtgaGTTCCACGGTTGAGACATAAGGACACTTGTGAGTCCAACTAAGTTGCCTCATTGAAGAAGAAATTaatcaccaaataagttacttttgaaCTTATTTTAAGttattaagttactttttttttacTTAATTTACTAAATATAAATGCCAAAGTGTTTCACCAGCTTAAAGCTACTTATTTCTCTAaaattgtggtttttttttttttttttacatataattCTTTTAAGCTAGTTAGCTTTTCACTTTTCTATTTTCTACCTCTTCTTCTCATAGTCCATATCAAATGAGGCCCCACGTGATGGAATTTCcgcatcgaaggtggggcccacatgatggatagatggcccacatcgcggtggccccacatgatggattggcCACATAAATTGTCAgacttaatgatgaatggcccacatccaaggcgagccccgtatgatgggcaacccacattgaaggcggagcccacatgatggacaatccacatcaaaagtgggctccacatgataggcaattaatcatggtaggccccaaatgatggatgatccacatcaaaggtagacttcacatgatgggtggtggatattaaagtgggccccacatgatgaacaataaAATTGATGGaggttccacatgatggatgactaaaaTCAAATATGGGtcctacataatggatggtgcacattaaaggttggcccacatccaatgtgggccccacatgacagaagacccacatcaaaggtggatccTACGCAATGaacaatctacatcaaaggttggccccatatgatggaatGTAGATGTGAGGGAACCAAACAAACTCGAGGGATATATACTTATGATGTTGAAAACCAAATATTGCTTTTCCACCTTTCTGTTGATAATTATGTTGTTTATTAAACATACTTATCAATAAGTAAAATCCAAGATAAGCTTCTtttggcataagtagcttaaatAAAGTAAGTTACAATCCATTTGCCCCTTACATGTTCTCAATAACAGTTATTTCAATGAGGAAAAGTAACTATCagcttaggtgggccctaccttgacattaatgtaaaatccatccaaccatcaagtgagtCACCACATGATAGACCCAGGGCCTAAAAATCAACTCCATTCGTGATTCAAGTGAACGACGCGATTGAAAATAGTGTATATAAAAAGCttgccctccaaattgtttctcggtgtggcccacttaaattatgttgggcctcctttttgggtctcggcttgattttttggtgtaacatctaatgggtggagtggattttacattatcACCACAGTAGGCCTTATAAAAATCCAGGGTAGACATCTCTCTCAACTGTTTCCATGGGTATAGCCTAACATTGGACTAGACAtcaatggttggagtagatctgACGTAGACCTCACGGTGAGGCCCTTCAAAAAATAAGGGTGGGCATCCGCACACCACATGTTAGTTCTAAGAAAAGTGTGATGTTCGGAGACTAATTGGGATCGAGTGGATTAAGTGTCACTCAAGTAGCACCATAATGGATGTTtccataactgtggggcccacctgtttgtgctatatatccatgccattcatcagtttttacaagtcattttaatgcattttttctaaaaatgtaatacatccaaatctcaagtggaccacacaacaagaaacaatgGCCATTAAACGCCTacgattaaaaacttcccaaagcctaccatgatgtttacttcCCATCCAACAttttgataaggttacacaaacTTTGGATGAAGGATAAAgagaaatatcaacttgatctcaaCTTTTCTTACCTTacaggagtttttaatggtcaattaccattgtttcttatggtgtggtactACACAAGATTTGCATCTACATTATTTTTAGGACCAGGTCCTAAATTGACCTAGAAAAATTTATGAAccacatagatatacaacacatgcattaaggtTAGCCCCATGGTAAGGATAAAAACCCATTACAATCTAACCTACATTGCACCTAATTCACTCCCCAAAGGTAGTGGACTTGGATTGCTCACCGAACAACACGGTTATGAGGTCTGTCTAAGTTAACGTGGTAAAGTTTTGTGTACCCGGTATGGTATATATGCTATATCCACACTATAAATTCATTTTGCGCAATCGCTTTAGAGCAttaagaccaaaaattaggtagatccaaagttcaagtggaccatatagcAACCAAGTTCATGTAGCGAACTATACACACCTGTACACACAAGTCTACCTCACGAGAAACACAATGAAAACTTATACACcataaattaaaatatcatcacTCGTATGTATACATGATAAAAGTATTGGAACTTTGAGGACAATTATTTCAAGGGGGTAAACGGTAATACCTCAAGGTGATATTATGGAAACTTAAATTCAATATATATGTGTAGGAACAATCTATGAAGAACCCTACAAATACTATAGATTAATAGATATGGTAGTGAGTATATATGCTTACATCCATTCAAGTATTCATGTGTACATCTTTCTTGTACTTGCAAGATCATCTATTCAACCACCATTAATCTGATCATTGTAACCATCTGATCCTGAGTTATGACAACCTATAATAGACCTGTAAAGTTTGAGGACAATCTACCTTTTGATTAATTCTTGATTTCTCAACGAAAGCTTACATCACTAATGATCATTCAACCCATGACCTTTAAGATCAAGCCATATacccaatcatacatcaatccaaCCATCGAGAAAACTCCTTATAGACAATTAAAGCTACCTAATTGTTGATTCTAAACATGGAATTatgatcatgatatatatatatatatatatatatatatatatatatatatatatatatatatatatatatatatatatatatatatgaacaagtAAGCATTGAAATTAAATTCTAATGGATAGAAATATATTATTAAACCGTTTTAAATTTTTCTATGGCGTATATCTACATATCCGGCATCGAACTTCAAAAAACTTATTTGTTGAGACTCGATCACTATGAAACTTCAAACAATGCTTAGTCAAATTGAGTAGTACATTATCAACTTTGGGGCCTAAATCATAAGATTCTCCGTCCATCGAATTTTGCATCATATCTATTGGATGACCTGCCCTAAAATCAAACGATAATTAACCAACTCCACAATCTACCAATTGACTCCCACAAATCCAACAATTTACATCTTCCATTAGAACATATCTGGATTGATTTCTCAAGTCTATAGCTCCCTAGAGAGGAATCCTGCAAACACAACTATTTCCAAAACTTAAAGAGATTGTGTAATCACGCACATACACTACATTATCTACTCCCACCTCAATAAAACACCATATATGATTATTGAACGGGAAAATTATCAATACATCTTCACCTAAACAGCTAAAAGAACCTCGAGTACATTTCTAAAAGAGATCCAGCCATTAAATTTCAAAACCAACCTATTACAACCACACCGTTAAGAATAACCGATTTAAAACAATTTCTTTTAACAAATCAAAATAGCCGGTTGGTGGGCCTCCAGGGGCCATGATTTGTGATCAATCTACCACTCCACCCCAAAGGAACTAATGTGCAAATCCACCTCCAAAGTCACAAcacatatagaatacatacatcaaggtggatcccatggTAAGTCCCCATAGTACGTATTATGATAGGTAccgctgcacctaatccactcccaagtCAAAGCCTCTACAATAGGAAGGAATTGACTGTTTGATGGCTAATAGGGGGAAGATTAGGTGCCGCCCCAACCGttagcccaccttaatgtatgtattatatatcatgccatctatttttgttttccagctcattttagggatgtGCACAAAACtggagtagatccaaatctcaggtggcccacactaaaggaaacagtggctatTGACCGCCCATTGAGTGACATTTATTGTGGATGGCTCATAGTTTTAAAACACACggaattggatgatcctaagcatCCATTTGTGACATTGGGACTCCCAGAAAAAATAAAAGGCTAGGATCCTGTGGACAGTGGGGTTACTAAAGGAGGACCGGAGTCCTCTCTGTTTTTACATCTGAAATCCACTTCTTTCATCAGGTGATAACCCTTGTTTTTAATGTACATGCAAAATATCAGACCTttgaaaaactcaagtgggccacaccaatggaaaaaaTATCATGCGTTGTGGCCATTTTAGTTTTGGACCAacatgatttttgtatcttcctataatttggtgggccacacctgattaatggatttgatgaaagatacacacatcatagtggccccacacacaaaccacGTTTACCATCTACCTGGTGGGACCCAAGAGACCAACTGATGAACTTAAATGCATTATAggcgtccatcaaatggatgctTAAGTgaaatctcaaccgttaaaattccATCAACAAATGTCCATGATCTGAGGTCAGAATTCTCTAATTTATCTAATTCTGGAAGTGTGTGGACcaggtttggattttgattgggCTTGGGGTAGATGAATTTTAGGTGGACCAGATTGGCCAAAGAGTAACAAACCTATGTGaacgagtggggcccattttagagTTATCTAGACCATTTGTCTGTTGGGACATAACTTGGATGGACCATATGCAGAAAATCTCCTGGAGGGACAAGCTTTCATTTTGTAGTTTGCAAATAGACGGCTAGAGAGAGAAATGAAGCAGCGGCTTACATTCATCGTGGGTTGTGATTTACCAGACCAACGATCTGGATCATCCGAGTATTAAAccctgggccccacttgtacccAATGAAAACCTGAGCATACTCCCCTATTGCAGGTAACCCTCGTGAACACCCTAAATTGTGGTCCCATTCAGCTCTTGACTGGTCGACATCATCACCGTTCAATTACTCTTCCGTGGATGGATGGACTGTGGCCTC is a genomic window containing:
- the LOC131255346 gene encoding glycine-rich protein 2-like, with product MARFLDGLAGGDGSDGVFHISGVLLLLCMVVVSLSIIFMIIFACGDDPDYRRKGCSESFGGGGSGYNGRGGDCGGGPRKGYSDVFGGGVSGYSGGGGDYGGRGGGPQKGCSDFYGGGGSGYSGGGSDCGGGGGSYNCSGHHDHHHHHHHHHHSGGGGGCGGRGGWGC